Proteins encoded together in one Vigna angularis cultivar LongXiaoDou No.4 chromosome 5, ASM1680809v1, whole genome shotgun sequence window:
- the LOC108319606 gene encoding uncharacterized protein LOC108319606 isoform X2, with amino-acid sequence MAILPPSRDTHHTNCNIVNGPDLKPRLKLIPCEFPSFTISLPCSTHPHTKHTTMLQDQPKSDFSGIRSHHFDSLLDSNTSPQSTFSSTLSSIQGSPEGSSSASSPSYSSQEPSPTGHEFCWESDYDTMKMLEKMKLDERDSSEYHPGYVNQRLETSNVGLHSLLQEQIRAIQLSGIRQEEILSQKQDPTAYVGKTQRQISQQFEKKGKGVNVGYDYERRIRPPWQQGRSHQQTGSRGSSYSGTGVFLPRGETSAPLESRKRPGIVSVHVTFWRFFV; translated from the exons ATGGCTATTCTCCCACCATCACGTGACACCCATCACACCAACTGCAACATCGTCAACGGACCAGATTTAAAGCCACGCCTCAAGCTCATTCCCTGTGAATTTCCATCCTTCACGATTTCACTCCCCTGCTCCACCCACCCACACACCAAGCACACCACCATGCTTCAAGACCAACCCAAATCAGATTTCTCAGGCATTCGTTCCCATCATTTTGATTCG CTGTTGGACTCAAATACTTCGCCCCAGTCAACGTTCTCGTCTACTTTGAGCTCGATTCAGGGGAGTCCTGAAGGTTCCTCTTCTGCTTCTTCCCCTTCTTATTCTTCTCAGGAACCGTCGCCTACCGGACATGAATTTTGTTGGGAAAGCGACTATGATACGATGAAGATGTTAGAGAAGATGAAGCTGGACGAAAGGGACAGTTCCGAATACCATCCTGGTTATGTGAATCAGAGGTTGGAGACCTCAAATGTTGGACTCCATTCACTCCTTCAGGAACAAATTCGAGCTATTCAA TTGTCTGGGATCAGACAAGAGGAGATTCTGTCTCAGAAGCAAGACCCAACAGCATATGTAGGAAAAACTCAAAGGCAGATATCACAGCAATTTGAAAAGAAAGGTAAAGGAGTTAATGTCGGGTATGATTACGAAAGAAGGATTCGTCCACCATGGCAGCAGGGTCGTTCACACCAGCAAACTGGTTCGAGAGGCTCGTCATATTCTGGGACTGGTGTTTTCTTGCCCCGTGGAGAAACTAGTGCCCCGTTGGAGTCACGTAagagaccaggtatcgtttcaGTTCACGTAACATTTTGGCGCTTCTTCGTTTGA